DNA sequence from the Narcine bancroftii isolate sNarBan1 chromosome 11, sNarBan1.hap1, whole genome shotgun sequence genome:
agttcagaaataataatCCAGATTTCACTCTTACAATTAGCAAAGTTGGATTAAATCATTTATAACAGCTAAACTCTGCAGAACATTGTGAATGAGCTAACTAATCACAGACCCGGCTACATTTACAAGATAAACCTGTAAGTATATGTACTGAGAAAAATTAGCTTAAGTATCAACAGCTTGATATGCCTGTTCTACTAATTTCTGGCATTTTGTAATTGTTACTTGTGTAAGTGTTTTAAAAAGGTTAAAGGAAAAATTGAAACTCAAACAACTGAAATTAGTAGGCACCATTGAAGAGAAAATGCATGTAATTTTGGATGTGTATTCTTTAAAACTATTGAGTTAAATTGATTCTGGCTTTTATTTTACAGCATCCTGGTGATGTAAGGGCAGACTGTGATGCCCAGAGAGCAAGTCTACAGTACTTTCTATATTCAGcctcttaaccctttggactctggccattttaaaAACTTCTTATCATATATACTCTgggctgggtccatgggtaaacctttGCAGTATTATAGTCCATGGTTGGGTATGAAAACCGGGGCATGGAGTTCAAATGGTTAAGTAAGTACATGTATATGAAGTTACTCTGAGAATagagaaacaaagtttaagctgaCGATTTGAGTATTTTCATTTTTTGATGTTTGTAGCAGAAAATGGAAGATGCTTTCCAACATCCTCCCTGACAATTTGACATTGTTTAAATCACATCTCTAACAGGTACCATCtcagattttattttaatgtgCTCAACATTTCATTTCACCTGGTTGAACATTTGATCCATAGATACTTCCCATACATCACACATTTGAACAAAATAAATTCCACCACGCACAGAGACTTTGTACCATCCTGAACAAGTTTCCAGCACTTTTCCATGAAGACACCCAACAAGCATCCTTCACACCTGCAACTCATGCACTCTGCATAGAATTTGCGTGATCGATTGACATCTCTACTTGATATTATCCTCATTTATGATCAAAATTAAATGAACAGTGCTAAATTAGCAGTCCACatagaatttaaattcaaactgaGCCAAAAACTGTAAATCTCGTCTATATCAAGACTGACCTGAGATCTGATTTGCTGAATACCTACTTACAGTATAAGCTTTATATTTGAGGTATTTGCTCTAAGCAGCACTGGCAACTTACCTATACATAAATTCAAATCAGGAATAGTTACACCATTTATGTACAAATGCAAAGAAATTTGCACAAGTAGCTATGACTACACACACAGAAATCCAGATTCTGCCAGCTTGTCTGGAATTTAAAACACAAGTCTCCATAGATCTTGGCTCAGTCTTCGGAGGCAAAGTGCACTATTGGATATTTATCTGATGATAATTGGGATTTTTCCAAATATTTAAGTAAAACCTGACAAATATGGATTAGATAAGAAATATACGTTGAATTAAATGATGAACAGTCAAAGCATTCAAGCAACAAGTTTTAAGTTCCTGGTTGAAGTTGTGATTCTGTTTTGAGTATTCTATATATTTGTAAATAATTATAATTTGCATTTTAACATTTCCTCAGGAAACTTCAATGATTTCCATACTACCAGAAAAACTGGATTGACTTCCAATATTTCTTAAGTCCTCCCGGGACCTGCTTTCATTCATGCCTTCCTCAAATTCCATTTGGCAACTGCGTCGTTTGTACTGTTTCTCATACGAGCTTTCTTCATGCCAGCTGCGCCTGGAATCGCGGCGGTCACAGTGTTTTTCACGCCGGCGCACTGACTGGTCACAGCCCGATAACTGACCGCAGTTAAAGCCTGAGTAGGCTGTTGCACCACTGAATAGAGCAGAACTTGACAAAAACTGAGGAGACTGCCCTGCCAGTGCTTCAGTTGCCAAATACCAGGTATTAGCTAATGatgcagttgatgtttcaggtgagATTATGTCTGAGTGCCATCCTTTGAGCCTCATTCCAGCTGTAGAGGTTGCTAAATGCTGTTGGCTACCAGAAAGGTCCAGTAAAAAGTTTGTTTTGTAATTATCCTCCATGCTTCCACTTTTGTGCAGTGGGTAGAGTAATGTTCTGGGCACTGTGGTTTGTGCGGATGGAATAGCTGTACTTTTTGGTGCTCCTTGCTCCCATATGGTTTGTGTTTGCTTTGTGTTTATGTCCATTACAGTGGGTGTAACATGTTCTGAAAGCTGCTCCACTTCAATATTAGCTGATGAACAGAAACAGAACCTGTTTGATTCACCTGCACTCGATTCTTGTCCAGGACCATAACGATCTTCTGGACAAGCAGCAATTGGTGCAGAACTCGCACCACCGCTGTTCACTGAGTATGATACAGAACTTATATCCAATGAAAATGAGCGTTTTAAGCGGTTGTTGTCTTCTAGTCTATCTACTGATAGGCTAAGTCCATTGATTTCTTGAGCCAAGaaacattcttcttctttattGGAAACAGTGGATTCCATAAGTGCAGATAAAGGTATAACAGGTGCAATAGGGTTCTGATCCATAGTAGTTGAGGTAGTGGAGGGTTGCTTCTCTAGTACTCCATCGAATGTGACGTAGTCGAGGGCCAATCTCTGTTCCCCTGGTCTCTCTAACTGCAGGCATTTGAACTTGCTAATCATGCCTGTTTGGAGAGGCTGTGTCTTCAACTTTTTTTCAAACTCCAGCAACTGGCCAAGAAAGTTAAAGTTTGGTGAAATGGTTGGTCTCTTCTCCTTGACAAATCTTaaaaacacaaatataatttATTAATGGTGCTTACAATGTACCAGAAAGTTACCATACTAAAAACTGCTTAAATTTGgtgataaaatttaaatttagacatacagcatggtaacaggccatttcagatcatgccacccaatttacatgccactaatccccagtacgttttaaacggtgggaggacaccagagccccccaccccccaaaaaaaaaaacccagtcaatcacagagagaacatacaaactctttacagacagcgcaggacttgaaccccggtccagacctgatcactggctctgtaaaggcattgtgctaactgataCGCCAACCATGATCAGATCTCTGAAAATGAAAGCAATGACAATTTATATACTGTAAAAACCATCCCGCACCACTCTATAGATCATTACTAAAGGCCACAATGTGACAAGGTTAGTTTCCAACCCATTTGAGACTCACACAAATTCCATACAATATTGTGCTCAGAATCAATCATAAAGGCATGATGGCTAATATTCATTGAGAAATTAGATTGAAGAAGGTTTTCTGTTGCATTCAGTTGtgattgcctcattacaggaaggaattaGATGCTTTAGAGAGAATGCAGATGCAATTTACCaatatgttgcctggattggagaacatctgaagcaaggcttttctctttggagtgactaaGGATgagggtgacttaatagaggaatacaagattatgaggggcttagttATGGTGGACAGGcatcacctttttcctggggtgaccaTAGCAAATATCAGAAGACATTTGTTtaagatgtcagaggtaattttaaaaaaagtggtggctgcctggaatgcattgctgggggtgttTTTGGAGGCTGAAGAAAAGGGAAGTTCAAAGGATGCTAAGATAGGAACATAGATGCAAGAAATACCGAGGGTTATGAGTGTGAATTagggaaggattaaattgttGGGCTGATAGGCCAGTACggtaatgtttaaattttaaatttagatatacagcacagtaacaggtcctttcagcccccATGAGCCTttgccacccaatttcaccccacaacatttttgaacaatgggaggaatctGGTGCCCCTAGGAAaagcccatgcaaacatggggagaacgtacaaactccttacagacagtgcaggactcaAACCCCTGT
Encoded proteins:
- the dusp16 gene encoding dual specificity protein phosphatase 16 isoform X1 — translated: MDDENSRTRMVTAEKLVGLLENGLEKVLVIDSRSFVEYNASHILNAVNINCSKLMKRRLQQDKVQIIELIQHSAKQKIEFDVEQEVVVYDQCTQDVSRLSSDCFLSVLLSKLEKKFDVFLLAGGFATFSSNFCGLCEGKSSLVPTSISQPCLPVANTGPTRILPHLYLGCQRDVLNKELMQQIDIAYVLNASNTCPKPDFIPESHFLRVPVNDSFSEKILPWLDKSVEFIERNSFKTLRSEKAKASNGRVLVHCLAGISRSATIAIAYIMKRMDMSLDEAYRFVKEKRPTISPNFNFLGQLLEFEKKLKTQPLQTGMISKFKCLQLERPGEQRLALDYVTFDGVLEKQPSTTSTTMDQNPIAPVIPLSALMESTVSNKEEECFLAQEINGLSLSVDRLEDNNRLKRSFSLDISSVSYSVNSGGASSAPIAACPEDRYGPGQESSAGESNRFCFCSSANIEVEQLSEHVTPTVMDINTKQTQTIWEQGAPKSTAIPSAQTTVPRTLLYPLHKSGSMEDNYKTNFLLDLSGSQQHLATSTAGMRLKGWHSDIISPETSTASLANTWYLATEALAGQSPQFLSSSALFSGATAYSGFNCGQLSGCDQSVRRREKHCDRRDSRRSWHEESSYEKQYKRRSCQMEFEEGMNESRSREDLRNIGSQSSFSGSMEIIEVS
- the dusp16 gene encoding dual specificity protein phosphatase 16 isoform X2 — protein: MDDENSRTRMVTAEKLVGLLENGLEKVLVIDSRSFVEYNASHILNAVNINCSKLMKRRLQQDKVQIIELIQHSAKQKIEFDVEQEVVVYDQCTQDVSRLSSDCFLSVLLSKLEKKFDVFLLAGGFATFSSNFCGLCEGKSSLVPTSISQPCLPVANTGPTRILPHLYLGCQRDVLNKELMQQIDIAYVLNASNTCPKPDFIPESHFLRVPVNDSFSEKILPWLDKSVEFIEKAKASNGRVLVHCLAGISRSATIAIAYIMKRMDMSLDEAYRFVKEKRPTISPNFNFLGQLLEFEKKLKTQPLQTGMISKFKCLQLERPGEQRLALDYVTFDGVLEKQPSTTSTTMDQNPIAPVIPLSALMESTVSNKEEECFLAQEINGLSLSVDRLEDNNRLKRSFSLDISSVSYSVNSGGASSAPIAACPEDRYGPGQESSAGESNRFCFCSSANIEVEQLSEHVTPTVMDINTKQTQTIWEQGAPKSTAIPSAQTTVPRTLLYPLHKSGSMEDNYKTNFLLDLSGSQQHLATSTAGMRLKGWHSDIISPETSTASLANTWYLATEALAGQSPQFLSSSALFSGATAYSGFNCGQLSGCDQSVRRREKHCDRRDSRRSWHEESSYEKQYKRRSCQMEFEEGMNESRSREDLRNIGSQSSFSGSMEIIEVS
- the dusp16 gene encoding dual specificity protein phosphatase 16 isoform X3 produces the protein MSHKDFDQAEQSIFQKIEFDVEQEVVVYDQCTQDVSRLSSDCFLSVLLSKLEKKFDVFLLAGGFATFSSNFCGLCEGKSSLVPTSISQPCLPVANTGPTRILPHLYLGCQRDVLNKELMQQIDIAYVLNASNTCPKPDFIPESHFLRVPVNDSFSEKILPWLDKSVEFIERNSFKTLRSEKAKASNGRVLVHCLAGISRSATIAIAYIMKRMDMSLDEAYRFVKEKRPTISPNFNFLGQLLEFEKKLKTQPLQTGMISKFKCLQLERPGEQRLALDYVTFDGVLEKQPSTTSTTMDQNPIAPVIPLSALMESTVSNKEEECFLAQEINGLSLSVDRLEDNNRLKRSFSLDISSVSYSVNSGGASSAPIAACPEDRYGPGQESSAGESNRFCFCSSANIEVEQLSEHVTPTVMDINTKQTQTIWEQGAPKSTAIPSAQTTVPRTLLYPLHKSGSMEDNYKTNFLLDLSGSQQHLATSTAGMRLKGWHSDIISPETSTASLANTWYLATEALAGQSPQFLSSSALFSGATAYSGFNCGQLSGCDQSVRRREKHCDRRDSRRSWHEESSYEKQYKRRSCQMEFEEGMNESRSREDLRNIGSQSSFSGSMEIIEVS